The Episyrphus balteatus chromosome 3, idEpiBalt1.1, whole genome shotgun sequence genome segment AAATCACAACGAAATACACATTTTAGAGAAAgcatgttgttttatttttgtgtttaaataatttttggactATAGCCTGGTATAGCTTTCCTGCCTTCTCTGTAACAGTTGaaaaacttaataattttaaaggGCAATAATGGTTAAAACCTGTTAGTTTCATTCAATTTTAAGACTTTCAACTTAaacggtcactatggcgtatgtggaacattttttttttagttgaaaaatataaattctaaaaaaacaatttctgttGTTTATCACAATACAaccattttattttagtttgccatttaaaattctaaagttGCCCACTAAGGGCGTTGAAggtcaaatttttttcactcaaaTTCAAATGAACATCAGAAAAGAGTATTCGTTATTTGAGCTATTCATAAAGAAGGTTGTAAGGAAATGCTTAAGTATTTATTTGAAGATCACCAGCAATAATAACTACCAGAATCGTATTTCAGATTTTATCACCAGTGAATTGTTCACCACAGATAAGGCCATTTTTTGTGTTGACGGCAACAACGAAGTCAAGACAGTGAAACTTGCATCACGGAATGTATACATCATGGGTTACTAAATACATACTTGTAGAAGCAATTCTTTTTAATGCCGCTAACTCATTTCATTGCAAATCTATTCTATCTCCGATTAAAAATGGTTCGCTACTTACATATGTTTTGTGCACAGTGGATAATACAGATGAAGTCGGTGTAATTGCTACCGAGTTGAGAAAAATGTCTCATAAaaccattattttttaaattaaaaagccCATGTATGTTTCTATCCTATTTTCATCACGGAACTTCTATTTGATTAATAGAAAATATACTGTTTGTTTAAGATCGTCTCATTTAATTCTATTTAATGTGTCTTTCGGTGTACCGCACTGCTATTTATCTAGCTATCAATATTGTTACTTGAGTGCTCGATtgagtttttctttatttacgcGGAcgatatgaaaatttataaacgcATTTCGTCATATTAGTATCTTACAACGCAACTTAGACGTTTTTTGCTTCTTCTTAAACTCAATATGTCAGTAAATGCCACAACTTAACATACTCACGCAAACGTCTCCTCCAGGGGCTACTTTATTAATGATAATTTAGTGCCTGTCGTTGGTTTTTGGTGTAATCAAgtcatttgttaaaaaaataaaatttcgctGCAACATTATCAATAAAAACCAATGCGACACTTGGGTTTATTAAACGTTGATCAGAAGAGTTCTCTTACCCTATGTAACAAATTCGCATTTCGATTCACTTGTTTgagaaatttttgaatatgcGTCTCAAATTTGGTTTCTATATCAAACTTCTCAAATTAAAAGGATCGAAATCTTTCTACGTGGATTGAACACTTTTCAAAACTCTAACTATAGCTACTATAATCCACACGCTCGTAAATTCCACAATGCTAACAATGCATtaagtatttttgattttcatatATACGGAATACTTTCTCGTGTTACTTACtcttttttgattttgcatGTGAACATTTCCGACAGGTGAAGTTTATAATAGTTTATaacgtgttcttttttttaatttctttattttccaTATTCGAACATGATCTTAATTTGAagctacaaaacaaaaaatgtcgtCTTTTGTCATTCTGGGCTTCCCTATTTatctcttaaaataaaaaaagcccCTAAGtctaatgaaaaattatttctgaTTGCTACTTTTCCTGTAACCGCATTTACTTTTGTATGTAACCGCATATTACAGTTCCCgcgaatttttgtttagatacAATTCATTCAAAATTCGTGTTTGTTTACacgatttaaatatttaaacgatacaaaaattaacaaaacttaCCTTTTTGTGTTCAAATCTGGATTCATTCTTGTATTTATAATTCTTATGTACTATCTTACGATCTAATTTCATTGAAAGTCACACTATTTTCACTTAATTCTTGTATTCTTTTTCAAATCACGTTTTTACTTTTTCAGTAATTCTTCAAGTTTCTTAACAACAATCGACATTTTAGCTTTTTGTTGAGACATCTTAGCAACATCTCCAACAATTGCAAAGAAAGCTTTTCCTTTGCCCGCCTTATAACTTTCCACGGCTTTTGGATTCTTTTCAATTGCAAGAAGGCAAATCTTTTCTATTTCATCAGGATCACTTATTTGTTTAAGATTCTTTTCAGCAATAAgctgaaaattaaaatcaaaaaattgtaaCATTAAATTCAAAGATTACTTTGGTTATTTTTAAGTTCTTACATCTGACACAGTCAATTTGGGATTTTCTTGAAGTTCTTCAATTAAAATGCGAGCTGAATTCAGATTGATTTCTTCTTCatggagattttttaaaatgtctgtCAAATGCTCTGAAGTCACTTTACTGTAAATGTAACAAAAGTAGAATTATATAGTTGGAACTTGTTTTTAGAAAAGCAACTCACCAATCCTCCACATCCATATTAGATTTATTGCATAAAGTTAGAAGATCATTGATTAGAAAATTAGCTACTAATTTTGTTGGGATCTCTGGCAAAGCTTGTAATATATTCTTAAACAAGTCTAGAAGGACAGTCTCATTCTATCAAtaaaaggacttttttttataataattttaagtaaattaattatttcattaaCATACAACAAGAAATATGGCAGGATCTTGTCCCAAATTGAATTTATCCATTAAATTCTGTCGAATTGCTTCAGGAAGATCAGGTATctcttctttgattttaggcACTGAAACTATATCAGCTCGATTAAGATCACCTTTGAGATCAACACGTAATGGTGGTAGATTGGGTTCAGGCATAAATCGATAATCCTGAAGGACTTCTTTGTCACGCATTGCAACAGTTCGCTTTGATTCAGCATCCCACGATCTTGTCTCATTACTAATTTCACCtccattgtttttaatttcgattTGTCGATTCACTTCGTAGGAAATAGCCTGGGCAATACTACGAACAGAACCTATATTTTTAACTTCTGTTCTAACACCGTTGGGTGTTCCATCTTTGTGAATTGAAATATTAGCATCTACACGCAATGCACCCTCTGGAAATAAGATCAAAATCAATAAGTTTTTAATAAGTGTTTTAGATGCAATAAAAGCTACCTTCCATTTTACAGGAACAAGTTccaagagttttaaaaattaatatcagtTCTTTTATTAGAGATGCTGCTTCTTCACCAGTTTCAAGATCGGGTTCAAAAACTAACTCCATCAGTGGGACACCAGCTCGATTAAGATCAACCAAactccttaaacaaaaaaaaaaacggattttgCTAATCGATTATAAAGAATAGGGTGTCAATATAACCCGTGGATACTATACAACTATTTCTATATATAAGTagaaaaaagaagagaaaaaaggaTGTGGATCCGGTTTTGCAAGACAAGGTTCAAGAGCTCTTTTAAGACTACTGCTTTACAGATATGTATGTGTGTTTGGTATATTAAATAACTCACTTCAAAACTCAAACCTCAACTCAAAACCCTTCTGATTATATTTTATTCCTTAGACCGAAAAAAAGAACTTCGAAGATTCTTGCCTTTATTGAAGTTtacacaccatttttttttgcatggtatttattagattttctaTCAATGTTAAAAATCAATTCCGCGAAAATCACAGATCTGGCTGAGATACGCAGATGATACTTTCTGCATTCTTAATAATTGGTCTATTTTCAAATCTCATGAACATCTCAACTcaataaatctaaaaattaaatttacttggGAAAAAGAAACCGTTATCTATAAGCTGATACCCACCACCACCAAATTTCGATGGACTATGGTGCTAGATGTCTGGGTTGGATTCCCAGCCTTCACcgccaaaaataaaaagattttttcaagtAACTGTCTCTTATCAAtcactaatattaaaaaaacatcttgGCAACCGTAGGAAATTTACTAGTTCCTCTCCAATTTCCATCTCATATgatcacattttttttcggaaGCTTTATGATCacccattatttgaaattactTACAGTTTTCTCTATGGGCCGATGCGCCTCGGACGGGTCGTAAGACTCggtttaaaaccttttttttcttttaattccgCACACTGTTAATGTTATTACCACCAACATACTATGAGGTAAACTTCTTTTTCTTCATGTGATACTTAGTCGCCAGGTTGTTTACCATCTAGTTTTGCATACTGGGATTAAAGCacctattttttaaagtttcactAAAGTGAAGTCTTCCATATGATTGCATGATGCTTTCTGATTTGTCGGAAGCCAGTTGGCTTTGTGGCACGTTTTCTGTGGCCTATTTCACCAAATACAATTAACAatcacaaatttgtatttgtatttgttgtatttgtttaaacaaatttttaacttttttatgtgTTTAAGAATTGGTGCaagaaaatttgttgtttttcttacaatttttgtgaaaaattgctTGTAAATTAAGTTTGTGCAATAGGCCACTGGTAAAACATTGTACCACAAATTTATTACAAGACATCTGAATACGCCTGCGTAGGCCATATTTTCAACAAGCAGTTCGGCCTGTATGAAACTGATGATGCTACCGTTGATTCCAAAAACTAATTCTTCCGCTACCTTCATTTGTTGGGAGTTATTCTCCCTTCTCCGTTGGAGAGTTATTAAGATTTATAGAAGTAGTCACAGTCACCTCAAGGCTTACCCCATGTTGTCTAGTGTGCGTCCGTTGGCGGAGATCGtagaagaaaataaaaccaTGAACTGTAAGGGATTTATACCTGATATTGACGTGCTTATGTCATGTGGGGCGTATGAACATCGGCGAACTATCTAACCCCGATGGGCAACCTGAAAGAGGAAGACCTCATTTAGGGAAATTAAATCAATCAACTTGATGTGCCCAACTGCAGACAGCTAGATTAGATAGGGACCGAGCTGGCTGTTGATTGAGGCCGAGATCCATTTTGCACTGTGTGCGCCAAtttaaactaaagaaaaaaGCAACTACCAAAGCCTTGCTTCTTTGCCGATTATAAAAATCCTATTTTGACGAAAAGATGAAAGTATCGTAGATGTATGAGTTGAAGAGATCTAATCGACAAATGGCCTCATCGCACAGTGGGACGACccatagcaataaataaaaaaatcgaatattattgcggtacttttgagtgattggtatttcattccaaatatatttaggttctaactacatcaaaattatttgCGTTGTCCAATTAGTGCAAAAGTTATAGAGTGCTAAATATTGTctagtttaattattttttggtgGTGAAAAATCAGGTTGTAATTTGtcttactcccaaaattttttgtgcggtaaaaaaattatttaataatggATAATAACACTCATCAAGGTAcatatataaattaatatttaactataaaaaattttttgttttattgagttttgtttttattagtgaTTTTCCAAGtgttggtagaaaaaaaaattttttgactttgagtaagattttcttttttacacctAAAAGGCTCTCTGgggtttttatggttttatacTCAGGAAAGTGTCCTCTAaaggaatcaagaaaaaaatcttgcccCAATTTGCCCCAAGTAATTATAATCGCGTTTTTTAGGTTCGACCCCCTATGTCAAAAAtgaccaaaatttaaaatcatgccTGGATAGTGCGAAAACAGACGTTTTAATGGGTTCtgtttgaaaattcaacaacttcTTGGCTTAGAGAAGTCAACAGGAGATGTAGAAGCTCAAATACAGGAAGTAACTAAATTTTATTACCTCAAAGTAAAGTAGAAGATGGAGCAGTCTTCTAGAAGACTCAATCGGTTCATGAGCGCTGAGGAATAATGCCTGAATTCTAATCTGAATATAACTAAAGCTATACATGATTGCGTAATTGATAacatcaatttaaaacaaaaaaatgctctttaaaccaatattatttataacattttaccattttaatcaaaattaatgggatcaaattctataaaaatgcaaaaattcttagCAGTTTCAAATCTTCGGTCAAAAAGTTCACATACCTATATCAAATTATGATTGAGATATATAccaatattcatcaaaaaattatatagataTTAGTTTTCCCCTAGAATTTAACCCGGACGACTTAAGTTATACCTCCGAAATCGacaatgaataaaaagttttgtttctttatttttttattttattatttgtttgaatattcaaattaaagTGTTTTATTATCTATACTATTATTAGttctattttacataaattaaaattatttaaaagaaaagaaaatataataataaaaagaaaatcctaaaaaaaaagttcgctgctcaactcttttaattaaataaaaatgaatttcctgGCTAAAACGTTTCCATTTATCTGGTTTTCATGTTTAATTCATAGATTTAGGTGTAAATAGACGTCTTAATGCAACTTTGCGTAGTTTCAGTCACTGAAACACAAGATATTAGAAATGCCGATTTTTCCATACATTCGTCCCACTGTGCGTCGAGTAGATCTCATCAACTAATATATCTGCGATACTCATCCTTAACATCGGAATGtcagttttttataaatagtgTTCGCTTATGGAATAATCTTTCACTCGATATTTGAAGAATCGAAGATCCGCGAAGAgcgaaaaaagaaattaaaaattatctaTCATCTTAAAACGTTTGAACAGACAAGTAACCTACAAACAATTAACGTTtaatctttatttaaaattaatttaatttacttttgaacatttttaactatgtattttgtattatcttctaatatataaaaatctcatgtcgcagtgtttgttatcaaactcctccgaaacggTTGGACTGATttctatgaaattttgtatatcgggtaggtctgagaatcggccaacatctatttttcatacactTAAATGGTAAGATTGGCCcaccataaacttttttttgtcttatttatgagaaaacatttttttttttttaatttttttcacttttaaccaatacaccaaatttcaaatttaaaacattCTAAGGTCAACTAATGTTTTTTAATCgcgattttttgtcgaaaaataaagtgttttattattgggaacaaaatttttttcatgttatttgtttttttttttttgtcgaaaaatattttattattttcatttcaaataaatcaaattctGTGCAAAACGGTTTAGTAAATATATGTAAGTGTTTTAATAATGTGAAAGGTAAGCCaaatacaatattaaaaaaaaaaaaacaaaagcttttagtttttttaattgtactttttttttaaattttattagatTAACTGGATCATTGCAATTACGGACTATAATATAAGTGTTTTATAATTGTAAAAGGTGAGGCAAGTACAATATGCGATAtgagatttttataaattgacatgaactagctgacccggcggacttcgttccaccttttctattatttatttccaatttttgactcTGTAGTGTGAGAACCTTTTCTAATACCAACAGAAATCGGGTCTCAACAATTTCGTACTTAGGCCCTGTCATTTATCCTCTGCTTGAAGATATCAATCTTAACGGTGCGATcgatagaactcaagatataagctgtttaatatcctgttttcactagagcccaaatgagataattactcaaattatctcatttcgaatgtcgcatcgacaagattgaatttttcagGCTCTGGGAAGATGACAAAACATCAGTCTTAACACATGTTCAGAATGTGAATTGGTGTTAATTTAGCCTCCTTACGTTATTGAACCCCTCGAAAACCATGACAGGCCGCAATTTAAAGctgctaaaattttaaattcgttATACGAATAAGGCTTTAatactgcatactcacatttagGTTATACTTGCACtctcaaaatttgctgtgggatCGCGATCTAATaccaaaacacaaaatttcaaaaaaaatgttttggttaaGGGTAAGGAAAATAGGTGTTTGCCGActtttcatttcataaaaatcgatTCAACCGTTTCGAAAGAGTTTCATAAGAAACACTTCGGCACAagaattttatgtaggtattagGTTTGTTGTATTTGTATTAATAATAGCTTCTCCCTAGCTTATAAGATATTAAATACAGTGTTAAGAAGTAAACGtagtaaattaaaattgaacccTAGTTAATATATTTTGAGTTAATAATTTTGCCTACTTCATTTACCATTAGAACTTCCCTGAAATGTCTCTATGACATACCATCGAGCTAGGGTTTAAACTGCtattttgtacatacattttattgaGGTACATACCTTTTCAAAGAATCATCATGTAATGTTTTTCCACTGTCCTGTTCTAATTGTAATTGATGAAGACGAACAGTCTTTCGGTATGATTTTGATTTCCCTGGTACAATGACTGGAAAGTTGATTTCACCCTTATTAGCTAAAGCTGATCTTTGTTGGGTTATTTGATATCCTGTCTAATTAGAtagtttatttattgatttcagctttaaaatatttaatttaccgGTAAATCAGCATAGAAATAGTGTTTTCTATCAAACATTGAAACTGGATTAACACGACAATTTAGTGCTAATGCAGTTTTTATACCTGCTTCCACACATCTTCTATTGAGTacctttaaaagaaatataactaAAATTCATCCAATAAGACTAGACTTTTAGGTATTTTATTTACTGGTAAAGTTCCAGGTATTGAAGCATCAAAAGCAGATACTGCCGAATTTAAAGGCTCTGTAAATAAAGTTGAACTACCTGAAAATAGTTTCGAATTGGATAATATTTGTGCATGGACTTCTAGACCGACAACACTTTTCCATTTGGTGCTATGACAAAAATAGgtgaattaataattttaatttaactgataataaaaattattcaatttaccTGGATGCATTTTGTTTAGTTGTCGAATAGtgacaaattaatttattatctaaaaaactaaatttatttaaacaatttttgaacatgTTGACAATAAATTTGCTATTTTCCAACGAAAATCATTTCTTATGTTTGATGTAAAGTTAACGTAGTGGAATTGATTAACGTAACATAACATAATACGTTACTTTGTAACGTAAACGTGAGGTGTACCCAGAACGGGAATGAAGTTTTCTTTGAACGCACTCGAAACGGCCGAGTTCAAGGGACCAACTGAACTGTTCAGATTTCTTTTGATATttgccctgttcctttgggaggtggcaaagtacaagcagtttactagcgattttcaatggaacgcactttgaACGAATTCAatatacaaatcgtatctacttggaaagaagagcatgagtagatgatagtaccagattaaccaaaacatctactattgtgcctggctacacagtgatttttcaatcgattgaaaaatcacatgcggtggctacacactgttgtgcccaatcactttccacttttacattttctaggaacaaacgtcaaaaagaggaaaaatttagcaatggaactgtactgccctcagaaaattcagttcccttcgtgagcatcttcccccttcactcctcatcgctcttgcctacaaactcactgcttaggcgattgaaaaatcaccgttaCATGACAcattagtagactaccaccaATGGAACAGGACTATTGATAGCGAAAAATCATGAATTCCAGATGAAAATCGGGCGCATTCACAAATCTTGTGACTTAAGCCTTAaacctggtacgctgctcgcgctaaattttagctcccatacaaattatcgaaaatttttagccgagataaaatggatcccatacaagttatcgataacttgtatgggaattttatctcagctaaattttagcgcgagcagcgtaccaggctttaagaaataatttctcatcacaatttaatatttgaagaaaagatGCAATTGTGTGAAGTTGGGGTTGAAgtgttggatttgaaaaaaattagattgATGTGAGAAACTTGTCCCACAAAATTATGTTgctcttttaaaaaataacattgagCCCTCAGAGATTTTTTCTTGGTGGGATGCACCTATTGAAATCGGTTAGGATCAAATAAAAagcagtaaaatttaaaaagaacgtttcacaaattatcgataacctGTATGGGAACTTTTAGCTTGGCTAAATTTATCTCGGTCTGCATACCAGGCTTCAGCAGACAAAAAcagtaggggtattcacgattcgatgcaaatggtcttgtatcgttgtaaaagtgcaaaagtgtaacattttcttaaaataaaacaaccaaatatacagaaggggtattcacgatccgatgcaactggtctagtatcattgcaaaagtgcaaaagtgtaaaatcttacaacactacaataacaaaatatatggattgaaattttacaatggtcttgcacttttgctataccctaggttaggttaggttaggtagtagtggctgtcaggcaaattacccgacacacttagacccttatggatccattgtgataccacaaaagactagcaagttgggactcactagccgaaccactcggtgcttcttatgaatgaagatagacttttaacgtccgttttcactagatcaCTAGTGTAATCGTAGAAGAATTCTCCTAGAtagagttttcttctattagagagagcagggcaggtgcacagaagatgttgaacagtttcctcttcttcttcatccatgcaacttctgcagaaatcgttagagaacacgcccattctttttgcgtgtctacctattagacagtgtcctgtaaggACACCTATGGTGCAGCTAATATGCtttctgtttaaatttaacaaaccctttgaacgtttcaagtctatacaaggccatatttgtttagtagctaggcaagtattactctgagtccatctgaggttggttttctttaaagcgtcctgctttagcataagtttgcatgtagcgataggtattcctatattgttcctttctggttgaagaggagtaattgttcctagtttggcaagttcgtctgccctgcagttgcctgggatgtctctatgtcccggcacccatacgaggtgaatgttaaactgctcagacatctcccttagagatgtttgacagtcgaggaccgtgattgagtttgtagagacggaggcaagagatttaatggctgcttgactgtccgagaagatccgaatatccgtgttggatattacgttttctctgagccaagagagaacctccttaatcgccagaatttctgcttggaacacgctacattggtctggtaagcggaagaagagactgagattcagtttttccgaaAATATGCCACTTCCTACACCTTCATTGGTTTTTGAACCATCAGTATAGAAGTG includes the following:
- the LOC129913116 gene encoding glutamyl-tRNA(Gln) amidotransferase subunit B, mitochondrial; the encoded protein is MFKNCLNKFSFLDNKLICHYSTTKQNASSTKWKSVVGLEVHAQILSNSKLFSGSSTLFTEPLNSAVSAFDASIPGTLPVLNRRCVEAGIKTALALNCRVNPVSMFDRKHYFYADLPTGYQITQQRSALANKGEINFPVIVPGKSKSYRKTVRLHQLQLEQDSGKTLHDDSLKRSLVDLNRAGVPLMELVFEPDLETGEEAASLIKELILIFKTLGTCSCKMEEGALRVDANISIHKDGTPNGVRTEVKNIGSVRSIAQAISYEVNRQIEIKNNGGEISNETRSWDAESKRTVAMRDKEVLQDYRFMPEPNLPPLRVDLKGDLNRADIVSVPKIKEEIPDLPEAIRQNLMDKFNLGQDPAIFLVNETVLLDLFKNILQALPEIPTKLVANFLINDLLTLCNKSNMDVEDCKVTSEHLTDILKNLHEEEINLNSARILIEELQENPKLTVSDLIAEKNLKQISDPDEIEKICLLAIEKNPKAVESYKAGKGKAFFAIVGDVAKMSQQKAKMSIVVKKLEELLKK